AAATGTTGATTTTATCCGTGAAATTACTGAGGCTAAATGTTCTTCTTTTTCTTCTCAGATTTTAGCAGAAAATTGTTTGGGAATTAGTACCGATACTCGTACTTTAAAAAGAGGAGAAATTTTTTTAGCTTTAGAGGGCGAAAATTTTAATGGTCATGATTTCCTTGATAATGCTTTTGAAAAAGGTGCGATCGCATCTATTGTTAATGAAAAATATAGTAACTTAATTAACAAAAATTCTCCCATTTTACAGGTAAAAAATACTCTTGAAGCCTATCAAAAAATAGCTCAATGGTGGCGACAAAATTTAGGATTACCAGTTATTGGGGTAACAGGTTCAGTAGGAAAAACAACTACAAAAGAATTAATTAGTGCTGTTTTAAAAACACAAGGAAAAGTCCTAAAAACAGAAGCCAATTATAATAATGAAATTGGTGTACCAAAAACTCTTTTACAAATAGATGAAACTGATAATTATGCCGTCATAGAAATGGCGATGAGAGGGAAAGGGCAAATTGCTTTATTAACTGAAATTGCCCAACCAAATATTGGTGTAATTACGAATGTAGGAACTGCTCATATTGGTTTATTAGGTTCACGAGAAGCTATCGCCGAAGCAAAGTGTGAATTATTAGCAAATATGGATAATTCAGGAGTAGCAATTATTAACGGAGATAATGATTTATTGGTAGCAACAGCAACAAAAGTTTGGACAGGAGAAACTATTACCTATGGTTTGAAATCGGGAAATTTTCGGGGAGAATTAATCAACGACTCCACCCTTAAAGTAGATAATCAACTCTACCCATTACCTTTACTTGGAGAACATAATGCCCTAAATTATCTAGGAGCAATAGCTACAGCCAAAGTTTTAGGGTTAGATTTAACTCTTTTACAACAAGGTATAGAAGTTAATTTACCAAAAGGAAGAGCAAAACGTTATTCTCTGCCCAATGATATTTTGGTGTTAGACGAAACCTATAATGCGGGTTATGAATCCATGTTGGCTTCCTTAAAACTTTTAGCCCAAACTGATGGAAAACGTAAAATAGCAGTGTTGGGGACGATGAAAGAATTAGGAGACTATGCACCTATATTACATCGTCAGGTAGGAGAAACTATAAAAGAGTTAAACCTTGATTTAGTCTTGATTTTAGCCGATGAGGAAGCAACAAAACAAATTGCTGAAGGTGCAAATGGTATTCCTTCTCAAATTTATAGCAACCATAAAGATTTAATTTCCGCTTTACAAAATATAACAAAAGAAGGCGATCGCATCTTATTTAAAGCCTCTAATTCCGTTGGTTTAAGTAAAGTAGTAGAAGTCTTTATTAATTAAAAATCTGGGCAATCAATACAAGGTATTTTTTATTCTCAAAAACTAGACAAATTATATATATTATGGAAATTATCACTACTGAAATCCCCGAAGTTTTTATCATTCAACCTAAAGTTTTTCAAGATGATAGAGGTTTTTTTTATGAAAGTTTTAACGCTCGAACTTTTCAAGAAAAAACAGGCTTAAATCCCAACTTTGTCCAAGATAATCACTCCCATTCTCAACGAAATGTCTTAAGAGGATTACATTATCAAATACAACAAAAACAAGCCAAATTAGTTAGAGTGATTAACGGAGAAATATTAGATGTAGCAGTTGATATAAGAAAATCATCACCCACTTTTAAACAATGGGTTGCTGTCAAACTGAGTGCAGAAAACCAAAAACAACTCTGGATTCCAGAAGGTTTTGCTCACGGCTTTTTAGTGCTTTCTGAAACTGCCGATGTTTTGTATAAAACCAATAATTTTTA
This is a stretch of genomic DNA from Cyanobacterium aponinum PCC 10605. It encodes these proteins:
- the rfbC gene encoding dTDP-4-dehydrorhamnose 3,5-epimerase, with translation MEIITTEIPEVFIIQPKVFQDDRGFFYESFNARTFQEKTGLNPNFVQDNHSHSQRNVLRGLHYQIQQKQAKLVRVINGEILDVAVDIRKSSPTFKQWVAVKLSAENQKQLWIPEGFAHGFLVLSETADVLYKTNNFYSSQYDRSIRWNDPEIDLNWNLKETPILSEKDKNAPLLKEAEIFSN
- a CDS encoding UDP-N-acetylmuramoyl-tripeptide--D-alanyl-D-alanine ligase, with the translated sequence MKTFANVDFIREITEAKCSSFSSQILAENCLGISTDTRTLKRGEIFLALEGENFNGHDFLDNAFEKGAIASIVNEKYSNLINKNSPILQVKNTLEAYQKIAQWWRQNLGLPVIGVTGSVGKTTTKELISAVLKTQGKVLKTEANYNNEIGVPKTLLQIDETDNYAVIEMAMRGKGQIALLTEIAQPNIGVITNVGTAHIGLLGSREAIAEAKCELLANMDNSGVAIINGDNDLLVATATKVWTGETITYGLKSGNFRGELINDSTLKVDNQLYPLPLLGEHNALNYLGAIATAKVLGLDLTLLQQGIEVNLPKGRAKRYSLPNDILVLDETYNAGYESMLASLKLLAQTDGKRKIAVLGTMKELGDYAPILHRQVGETIKELNLDLVLILADEEATKQIAEGANGIPSQIYSNHKDLISALQNITKEGDRILFKASNSVGLSKVVEVFIN